A genomic region of Microlunatus sagamiharensis contains the following coding sequences:
- the rpmG gene encoding 50S ribosomal protein L33, with protein sequence MAKSSDVRPKITLACTECKERNYITKKNRRNDPDRLELKKFCPRDRRHTVHRETR encoded by the coding sequence ATGGCCAAGTCCTCGGACGTCCGACCGAAGATCACGCTCGCCTGCACCGAGTGCAAGGAGCGCAACTACATCACCAAGAAGAACCGGCGCAACGACCCCGACCGCCTGGAGCTGAAGAAGTTCTGCCCGCGCGACCGTCGTCACACGGTCCACCGCGAGACCCGCTGA
- a CDS encoding dienelactone hydrolase family protein gives MKTREQRIVIPAADVEIQAVVIEPVGRPARTGVLYFTDIFQLTESTLRTARRLAAEGFLVCLPEIYPRDFPGAALAFDDAGKADGLAGAAATTTAQFDADRAVVLDHLAARDDLDEVVAVGFCLGGHLAFRAAFDPRVAATVCFYPTGLHDGKLGADVADSLARAGEVQGRLMVIFGSADPHVPAPARLQTITALYEAGHTELELHVFSGGEHAFMRDVGPRHDPELTDRALVEAVSFLRGRS, from the coding sequence GTGAAGACCCGGGAGCAGCGCATCGTCATCCCCGCCGCGGACGTCGAGATCCAGGCGGTCGTCATCGAGCCGGTCGGCAGGCCGGCGCGGACCGGGGTCCTGTACTTCACCGACATCTTCCAGCTCACCGAGTCGACGCTGCGGACCGCGCGGCGCCTGGCGGCCGAGGGCTTCCTGGTCTGCCTGCCGGAGATCTACCCGCGCGACTTCCCCGGCGCCGCGCTCGCGTTCGACGACGCGGGCAAGGCCGACGGGCTGGCGGGGGCGGCGGCCACGACGACGGCGCAGTTCGACGCCGACCGGGCCGTGGTCCTCGACCACCTCGCCGCGCGCGACGACCTCGACGAGGTCGTGGCGGTCGGCTTCTGCCTCGGCGGGCACCTGGCCTTCCGGGCGGCCTTCGACCCGCGCGTGGCGGCGACCGTCTGCTTCTACCCGACCGGGCTGCACGACGGGAAGCTCGGCGCGGACGTCGCCGACTCGCTCGCCCGTGCCGGCGAGGTCCAGGGTCGGCTGATGGTGATCTTCGGCAGCGCCGACCCGCACGTCCCCGCCCCCGCGCGGCTGCAGACGATCACCGCGCTGTACGAGGCCGGCCACACCGAGCTCGAGCTGCACGTGTTCTCCGGCGGCGAGCACGCCTTCATGCGTGACGTCGGTCCGCGCCACGACCCCGAGCTCACCGACCGGGCGCTGGTGGAGGCGGTGTCGTTCCTGCGCGGACGCTCCTGA